From the genome of Nocardia mangyaensis:
CTGGGCGGATACAAGGACGCGACGCTGTCGATCAAGAGCAAGGACGCCGCTCGCGACGGGGTGTGGTCGCGATTCAAGTTCGAAGGCGGCGTGCACCGGGTGCAGCGCGTGCCGGTGACCGAGTCGCAGGGCCGCATCCACACCTCCGCGGCGGGCGTGCTGATCTACCCCGAGCCCGACGAGGTCGAGCAGGTGCAGATCGACGAGACCGACCTGCGTATCGACGTCTACCGGTCCTCCGGCAAGGGTGGCCAGGGCGTCAACACCACCGACTCCGCCGTCCGCCTCACTCACTTGCCCTCGGGCATCGTGGTGACCTGCCAGAACGAACGCTCCCAGCTGCAGAACAAGGCCCGCGCGATGCAGGTGCTCGCGGCCCGGCTGCAGGCACTCGCCGAGGAACAGGCCGAGCAGGAAGCCGCGGCGGGGCGCGCCAGTCAAATCCGCACGGTGGACCGCTCCGAGCGCATCCGCACCTACAACTTCCCGGAGAACCGGATCGCCGATCACCGCATCGGCTTCAAGTCGCACAATCTCGACGCCGTCCTCGCCGGTGACATGGACGCACTGCTCGACGCACTCGGCAAGGCCGACCGCGAAGCCCGGATGGCGGCCGAGTAAAGGGCATGACCGGACAGCATCCAGCGGGGCAGCCCGCCCGACCACGAAGGCGCGGCGCCCGTGCCCGATGACGTGACCGGGCGACTGCGCCTGCGGCCGCTGATCACCGCGGCCGCGGTGCGCCTTGCCGAGTCCGGGGTGGCCTCGCCGCTGCCCGACGCGGAGAACCTGGCCGCCCACGTCCTCGGTGTCGACCGGATGCGGCTGGCCCTGCACCCGATGATCGAGGCGGACGAGGCGGCGAGGTTCGGCCAGCTCGTCGAACGCCGCGCCACGCGAATTCCGTTGCAGCACTTGACCGGAATCGCCGTGATGGGTGAGATAGACCTCGCTGTGGGCCCCGGGGTGTTCGTGCCCCGCCCGGAGACCGAACTGCTCTTCGCGTGGGCGCTGGCCTACCTGGAGACCCTCGGCCACGCGCACGCGCCGATCGTCGTCGACCTGTGCACCGGCACGGGCGCTCTGGCTTTGGCCATCGCCCACGCCCGCCCCGATGCCGTCGTCCACGCCGTGGAGCTCGATCCCGACGCCATGATCTGGACCCGCCGCAATACCGAGGCCCGCGCCGCCGACGGCGACACCCCCGTCACCCTGCACACCGCCGACGTCACCGATTCGGCCCTGCTCACCGAGTTGACCGGCCGCGTCGACCTGGTCGTCGCGAACCCGCCCTACATCCCCGAGGCCGCCGTCCTCGATCCCGAAGTCGCCGACCACGATCCCCATCGAGCCCTCTTCGGCGGCCCGGACGGCCTCGACGTCATCCGCGCCATGACCCCGAACATCGCCCGTCTGCTTCGTCCCGGCGGCGCCACGGCCGTCGAACACGACGACACCAACGGCGCGGGAGTGGCGGCCATCGTGACCGCCGCGGGGCTGGCCGAGGTCACCGAACACCCCGACCTCGCGGGCAGACCACGTTTCGTCACGGCGCACAGTCCCAGCGAACGCTGACCACCGTGCGGCGCCGGCGTCGACTCGCGATGCCGATGGGGACACGAACCCACGACGTCCGCGCACCAGCCGCCGCCTCGCCCCTCGGTCCTGGCAAACCCGGGCCACCGCGCGAACATCGTGGACCCGGCGGCCTGGACAACACCTCGATCACCCAGCACACCTCGAGCATCCGACCGATATCCCGATCTCGAGCGCGCCGGGACAACCCCGCCGGGACGCCCAAAAGTCCCCCCAGAATCGGCCACGGGCTCGAGAGCTAGACTCTTGCCGCAACCCGACATCCCGCAGGAGTCGTGTGGGGTGGCGGACAAGCCAGGCAAAGAATCGCGGAGAGGCGGAACAACGCTGTGAGTACCGTCTACGACTGTGCGGAACCGGCGTCACGTGCTGCGGGGATCACCGCGGCGACCAGTGCGCTGAAGTCGGGTCGGCTGGTCGTCATGCCGACCGACACGCTGTACGGTCTGGCCGCCGACGCCTTCGACTCCTCCGCGGTGAGCGATCTGCTGGCCGCCAAGCGGCGCGGTCGCGACATGCCGGTGCCGGTCCTGGTCGGTTCGTGGCACACTATCGACGGGCTGGTGTTCTCGGTGCGCCCGCAGGCGCGCGAGCTGATCCGCGCGTTCTGGCCGGGTGCGTTGAGCCTCGTCGTGCAGGCCGCGCCCTCGCTGGCCTGGGATCTCGGTGACACCCGCGGCACCGTCATGCTGCGGATGCCGTTGCACCCGGTGGCGCTGGAATTGCTGCGTGAGGTGGGCCCGCTGGCCGTGTCGAGCGCCAATGTGTCGGGTCAGCCGCCCGCCAGCACCGCCGAGCAGGCACGCGAGCAGCTGGGTTCGCTGGCGAGTGTGTATCTCGACGGCGGACCGGCCGAGCACGCGGTGGCCTCGACCATCGTCGATCTGACCGCGGACCAGCCGCGGGTGCTGCGGGAGGGCGCGGTGCCGGTGGCCGATATCGCGGAGGTCCTCGGCATGGTGCCCGAAGCCTTGCTCAGCTCCGCCCAGCGGTGATCGCACGCATCCGATGAGCACGGTCGTCCCTCTGCGCGAGCTAGTGCTCGTGCTGCTCGTCTCGGCCACGGTGACCTTCCTGGCCACCGGTGGTGTCCGGATACTCGCCATCGGCTTCGGTGCCGTCGCCGTCCCCCGCGAACGCGATGTGCACGTGAAGCCGATCCCGCGGATGGGCGGTGTCGGCATGTATGTCGGCGTCGTGGCCGCGATCCTGTTCGCGCATCAATTGCCCGCGCTGCGCCGCGGTTTCGACTACGCGCCCGATATCCCGGCCGTCCTGGTGGCGGCGACGATCATCGTGCTGGTCGGCATCGTCGACGACCGGTGGGGCCTCGACGCGCTCACCAAATTCGCCGGACAGGTCACCGCCGCGGGTGTCATGGCCGTGATGGGCCTGGCCTGGTACGTGATCTACGACCCGTTCAACGACACCACCGTGGTGCTCGACGCGCTGCAGGGCGGTCTGGTGACGGTGGGCATCACCGTCACCCTGGTGAACGCGATGAACTTCGTCGACGGTCTGGACGGCCTCGCGGCCGGCCTCGGATTGATCTGCGCCGTCGCCGTTTTCGTGTTCTCCGTGGGTTTGCTCTACGACCAGGGCGGCTCGGTGGACACCTATCCGCCCGCGCTGCTGGCCGCCGCGCTGGCCGGCGCCTGTCTCGGATTTCTGCCGCACAATTTCTCGCCCGCCCGAATCTTCATGGGCGATACCGGCTCGATGATGATCGGTTTGATGCTGGCCGCGATTTCCACCGGCGCCTCCGGCCGAATTCCGCTGCAGGGCTACGGCCCGCGCGACATTGTCGGTTTGCTCTCACCGCTGTTGCTGGTGGGAGCGGTGATGTTCATTCCGGTGCTCGATCTGTTGCTCGCGATCGTGCGCCGCGTACGCGCCGGCGTGAGTTTCTCCACACCTGACAAAATGCACCTGCACCATCGTTTGCTGCAGATCGGACATTCGCAGCGCCGCGTGGTTCTGCTGATCTATTTGTGGGTCGGCGTACTCGCCTTCGGCGCGGTGGGAACTTCGCTGATGGATCGCCGGATCGTCGTGTTGCTGGTCGCGGGTGGATTGGTGTTCGCGCTGGTAGTGACCGCGATCCCATCCATGCGCAGGCCGGAGTCGGCTAACCGCTGAGGATCGGCCGCAAGGTAAAGTGCGGCCCGTGAGCTCTACACCCGAAACCGTTCCAGGTTCTGACGCCCCGTTGCGCGCCGCGTTGCGCTACGGCCTGATCGGCCTCGGCGTGCTCGTGGTCGCCTCGGTGGCGATCGCCACCCTCGTGGCAGGGATGCCGGGCCTGTGGGGTGCGCTGCTCGGCGCCGCCATCGGCGGCGGATTCATCCTCACGACCGTCGTGTCGGTGCTGTTCGGCGCCAAGCTGCCGCCGCAGATGGCAGGGATGATCCTGCTGGTCAGCTGGGTCGCGAAGTTGCTGGTGGTACTGGTGATCGTCGCCGTGCTCAACCAGTTCGACTTCTACAGCAGGCCCGCGCTGTTCTTCACCGTGGTGGGGGCCCTGCTGATCGTCCTCGGCGCCGAGACCTACGGCGTTGTGAGCCAGAAGGTTCCGTACGTCACGACACGCGCGGGGGACGATGAAACGGCTTCCGAGCAGGAATAACCCCACCCAGCTACGCACTGTCGTAGATAGCTTGGTAAAGTCTTGGTAAGCAAGCACCCAAGCTAGGGGCGCGGTCCGACAACTCAGGGCTATGCCTCGGGTTACCAGGGGGGATCACCAAGATCCCACCCAGTGCCGCTATGCTTACTGCCGATCCGGGTGGAATGTGCCCGGTTGAAGCATGTCGACGATGTCGCCGACGCCCGAACAGCAGTCGTCACGGGTTACACCGTACGAGCAGCTGTCGAATTTCGAGCCGACCAGAGTCGACCCCATTGATCGTCAATGTCCGATCGAACCGCGGGAATGACCGTCGTACCCGCGGCCCGAACACGGGAGAGAACGCTGAGCGTCATCACTTTGGCGGCGGGCGAGTTCCACGCGCCATCGCTGTCCGACTTCTTCCCTCCAGCAGTGCTGTTCGAGGGTACGCCGTTCGAACTCGATCGCCTGATGCTGGTCCGGCTCCTGATGACTGCCGTTCTGGTGATCGTCTTCGTGCTGGCTTTCCGCGCACCGAAGATCGTGCCTCGCGGCCTGCAGAACGTGATGGAAGCCGGTGTGGTTTTCGTCAAGGAGCAGATTGCCGAGGAGGTCCTCGGTAAGGAAATGGGCAAGAAGTTCCTGCCGCTGATCGCGACGATCTTCTTCACGGTTCTCTTTCTGAACTTCTCCGGTGTGATTCCGGGATTGAACATCTCGTCGAACGCACGCATCGGTATGCCGATCGTCCTGGCCGCGATCGTCTACATCGCCTACAACTACGTCGGCATCCGGAAGTACGGGTTCTTCCCCTACATCCGCCACAGCATCGTCGTTCCCGACGTGCCGGTCGCGCTGCACGTGCTGCTGATCCCGATCGAGTTCATCTCGACGTTCATCCTGCGCCCGTTCACGCTGACCGTCCGACTCATGGCGAACATGCTGGCCGGCCACATCATGCTGGTGCTGTTCTTCAGCGCGACCTGGTTCTTCCTGTTCGACGCCACGGCGTGGATGAAGATCTTCTCGCCCTTCTCGCTGCTCGCCGGCATCGCCTTCACGCTGTTCGAGCTGCTGGTCATCTGCCTGCAGGCCTACGTCTTCGCGCTGCTGACGGCCGTGTACATCGGCCAGTCGCAGCACGCCGCCGACCACTGATCCAACCGAAGCCACACCTACCGGAAACCTGCTACACGCGCCGACCGGCGGGTGAGCAACAGAAAGGGAAACAAGACTCATGAGCCTCGCTTACCTGGCCCAGGAAGCCGCGACCACCGAGAGCACCTTCACCGGTTTCGGCGCCATCGGCTACGGCCTCGCTGCGATCGGCCCCGGCATCGGCGTCGGCATCGTCGTCGGTAAGGCCATCGAGGGCATCGCGCGTCAGCCCGAGCTGTCCGGCCAGATCCGTACCACCATGTTCCTCGGTATCGCGTTCACCGAGGCCCTGGCGCTGATCGGCCTCGTCGCCGGCTTCATCTTCTGATTCCGATGCGCGAATTCATCACGCTCGCCGCAGAGGGAGAGGATGTGAATCCCCTCCTCCCCGCAACGTACGACATCGTCTGGTCGATCGTCTGTGTCGCCATCATCGGCGTGCTCTTCTGGAAATACGTGATCCCACGTGTGACCAAGACACTCGAAGAGCGCACCGACAAGATCGAAGGCGGTATCGCCAGGGCCGAAGCCGCCCAGGCCGAGGCACAGCAGACGCTGCAGCAGTACCAGCAGCAGCTGGCCGACGCACGGCTCGAGGCCGCTCGTATCCGCGAGGATGCGCGCACCCAGGGTCAGCAGATCCTCGCGCAGATGCGCACGGATGCCCAGGCCGAAAGCGATCGAATCATCGCCGCCGGTCATTCCCAGCTGGAAGCCCAGCGCCAGCAGATCCTGACCGAGCTGCGTACCGAGGTCGGCCGCACGGCCGTCGACCTGGCCGAGAAGATCATCGGCCAGTCTGTCTCGGACGAGGCCAAGCAGGCGGCGTCGATCGACAAGTTCCTCAGCGAACTCGACGACACCGATGCCATCGGGGTCGGAAGGTAGCGACGCGAAAGTGAGAAGCATGTACGCAGCGAGCCGTGAGGCCAGCTCCCGGTCGCGGGAGGCGCTTCGGGCCGCTCTGACCGGAAGCGAAACTGTTGCGGCCACAACGGGGTCGGAACTGTTCGCCGTTGTCGCCGTGCTGGACGACCAGCGTTCGCTGCGTGTGGCGCTCGCGGACGTGTCGGTGCCGGGTTCGGTACGCGCTGAACTCAGTGAGCGGATCTTCGGCGGCCAGGTCAGCGCTGCCACGCAGGCAGTGCTGACCACCGCGGTGGCCCAGAACTGGTCGCGCACCCGTGATCTGGTCGACACCCTGGTACTGCTCGGGCAGGAGGCTCTGCTGGAGTCGGCCGCCGACGGTGGCCGGCTGGACGCGGTGGAGGACGAGCTGTTCCGGCTCGGCCGGATCATCGCCGACAACCCGCAGCTCGAGCAGGCGCTGTCCGACCAGGGCAAGCCGACCTCGGCGCGGCGCGAGCTGATCGAACGGCTGCTCAACGGCAAAGCCGAACCGATCACCACGGCGCTGGCCGAGCAGGCGGTGGCCCGGCAACGGACCAACAACATCGGCGTCGCCTTCGGCGCCCTGTCCGATCTGGCGGCGGCCCGTCGTGACCAGATCGTCGCCCATGTGCACGCCGCGGTCGAGCTGACCGGCCCGCAGAAGGAGAAGCTCTCGGCTTCCCTGCAGCGGATCTACGGCAAGGCGGTCACCGTGCACGTGCAGGTCGACCCGACGCTGCTGAGCGGCGTCGTCGTGCGCGTCGGAGACGACGTGATCGACGGCAGCGCCACCGGCCGACTGGAGAAGCTGCGCCGGGCGCTGTCCTGAAAAGGACAGTCCGTCGCAGAACTTTCTCACCCCCGACATTCGAGACCACAGCGAGAGCAGGAACAACATGGCGGAGCTGACGATCTCCTCCGACGAGATCCGTAGCGCGATCGAGAGCTACACCCAGAGCTACACCCCGGAAACCTCCATCGAAGAGGTCGGCGTCGTGACCGATACCGGCGACGGTATCGCGCACATCAGCGGCCTGCCCTCGGCGATGGCCAACGAGCTGCTCGAGTTCCCGGGCGGCGTCCTGGGCGTCGCGCTGAACCTCGAGGACACCGAGATCGGTGCCGTCATCCTCGGCGAGTACGCCTCGCTCGAGGAGGGCCAGCAGGTCCGCCGCACCGGCGACGTGCTGTCGGTTCCCGTCGGTGACAAGTTCCTCGGTCGCGTCGTCAACCCGCTCGGCCAGCCGATCGACGGCCTGGGCGAGATCGAGTCCGAAGAGCGCCGCGTGCTGGAGCTGCAGGCCGCGTCCGTGCTGGAGCGCCAGCCGGTCGAGGAGCCGCTGGCCACCGGCATCACCGCGATCGACGCGTTGACCGCCATCGGCCGCGGCCAGCGTCAGCTGATCATCGGCGACCGCAAGACCGGCAAGACCGCCGTCGCGATCGACGCGATCCTGAACCAGAAGGCGAACTGGGAGACCGGCGACCCGGACAAGCAGGTCCGCTGCATCTACGTCGCCATCGGCCAGAAGGGTTCCACCATCGCGGGCGTCAAGTCCGCCCTGGAGGAGCACGGCGCGCTGGAGTACACCACCATCGTCGCGGCCCCGGCCTCCGATTCCGCCGGCTTCAAGTGGCTGGCCCCCTACACCGGTTCGGCCATCGGCCAGCACTGGATGTACCAGGGCAAGCACGTCCTCATCGTGTTCGACGACCTGACCAAGCAGGCCGAGGCGTACCGCGCCATCTCGCTGCTGCTGCGTCGTCCGCCGGGCCGCGAGGCGTACCCCGGTGACGTCTTCTACCTGCACTCCCGTCTGCTGGAGCGTTGCGCGAAGCTGTCCGACGAGATGGGCGCGGGCTCGATGACAGGTCTGCCGATCATCGAGACCAAGGCCAACGACGTCTCGGCGTTCATCCCGACCAACGTCATCTCGATCACCGACGGCCAGGTCTTCCTCGAGTCCGACCTGTTCAACAAGGGCGTCCGCCCGGCGATCAACGTCGGTACCTCGGTCTCTCGTGTCGGTGGCGCCGCCCAGACCAAGGCCATGAAGAAGGTCGCCGGTTCGCTGCGTCTGGAAATGGCGCAGTACCGCGAGCTGGAGGCGTTCTCCGCCTTCGCCTCCGACCTCGACGCCGCCTCGCTGGCGCAGCTCGAGCGCGGTGCCCGCTGGGTCGAGTTGCTCAAGCAGAACCAGTACACCCCGGTCTCGGTCGAGGATCAGGTCGTCTCGATCTTCCTGGTCGACTCCGGCTACTACGACACCGTCCCGGTCGCCGACGTGCGTCGCTTCACCGCCGAGCTGCTCGAGTACCTGCACGGTGCCACGCAGAGCTCCTTCGACGCCC
Proteins encoded in this window:
- the prfA gene encoding peptide chain release factor 1, which encodes MADPTAPSAIDDILAEYAGLESQLADPSLHNDAGAARRVGKRFAELAPVMSTYRKLEAVRDDLEAARELAADDAAFAAEVPELEAQSLQLEQALADLLAPRDPHDGDDVVLEVKSGEGGEESALFAADLARMYIRYAERHGWKVETLDVTYSDLGGYKDATLSIKSKDAARDGVWSRFKFEGGVHRVQRVPVTESQGRIHTSAAGVLIYPEPDEVEQVQIDETDLRIDVYRSSGKGGQGVNTTDSAVRLTHLPSGIVVTCQNERSQLQNKARAMQVLAARLQALAEEQAEQEAAAGRASQIRTVDRSERIRTYNFPENRIADHRIGFKSHNLDAVLAGDMDALLDALGKADREARMAAE
- the prmC gene encoding peptide chain release factor N(5)-glutamine methyltransferase, producing the protein MPDDVTGRLRLRPLITAAAVRLAESGVASPLPDAENLAAHVLGVDRMRLALHPMIEADEAARFGQLVERRATRIPLQHLTGIAVMGEIDLAVGPGVFVPRPETELLFAWALAYLETLGHAHAPIVVDLCTGTGALALAIAHARPDAVVHAVELDPDAMIWTRRNTEARAADGDTPVTLHTADVTDSALLTELTGRVDLVVANPPYIPEAAVLDPEVADHDPHRALFGGPDGLDVIRAMTPNIARLLRPGGATAVEHDDTNGAGVAAIVTAAGLAEVTEHPDLAGRPRFVTAHSPSER
- a CDS encoding L-threonylcarbamoyladenylate synthase translates to MSTVYDCAEPASRAAGITAATSALKSGRLVVMPTDTLYGLAADAFDSSAVSDLLAAKRRGRDMPVPVLVGSWHTIDGLVFSVRPQARELIRAFWPGALSLVVQAAPSLAWDLGDTRGTVMLRMPLHPVALELLREVGPLAVSSANVSGQPPASTAEQAREQLGSLASVYLDGGPAEHAVASTIVDLTADQPRVLREGAVPVADIAEVLGMVPEALLSSAQR
- a CDS encoding MraY family glycosyltransferase yields the protein MSTVVPLRELVLVLLVSATVTFLATGGVRILAIGFGAVAVPRERDVHVKPIPRMGGVGMYVGVVAAILFAHQLPALRRGFDYAPDIPAVLVAATIIVLVGIVDDRWGLDALTKFAGQVTAAGVMAVMGLAWYVIYDPFNDTTVVLDALQGGLVTVGITVTLVNAMNFVDGLDGLAAGLGLICAVAVFVFSVGLLYDQGGSVDTYPPALLAAALAGACLGFLPHNFSPARIFMGDTGSMMIGLMLAAISTGASGRIPLQGYGPRDIVGLLSPLLLVGAVMFIPVLDLLLAIVRRVRAGVSFSTPDKMHLHHRLLQIGHSQRRVVLLIYLWVGVLAFGAVGTSLMDRRIVVLLVAGGLVFALVVTAIPSMRRPESANR
- the atpB gene encoding F0F1 ATP synthase subunit A; this translates as MSDRTAGMTVVPAARTRERTLSVITLAAGEFHAPSLSDFFPPAVLFEGTPFELDRLMLVRLLMTAVLVIVFVLAFRAPKIVPRGLQNVMEAGVVFVKEQIAEEVLGKEMGKKFLPLIATIFFTVLFLNFSGVIPGLNISSNARIGMPIVLAAIVYIAYNYVGIRKYGFFPYIRHSIVVPDVPVALHVLLIPIEFISTFILRPFTLTVRLMANMLAGHIMLVLFFSATWFFLFDATAWMKIFSPFSLLAGIAFTLFELLVICLQAYVFALLTAVYIGQSQHAADH
- a CDS encoding ATP synthase F0 subunit C, which translates into the protein MSLAYLAQEAATTESTFTGFGAIGYGLAAIGPGIGVGIVVGKAIEGIARQPELSGQIRTTMFLGIAFTEALALIGLVAGFIF
- a CDS encoding F0F1 ATP synthase subunit B, with protein sequence MREFITLAAEGEDVNPLLPATYDIVWSIVCVAIIGVLFWKYVIPRVTKTLEERTDKIEGGIARAEAAQAEAQQTLQQYQQQLADARLEAARIREDARTQGQQILAQMRTDAQAESDRIIAAGHSQLEAQRQQILTELRTEVGRTAVDLAEKIIGQSVSDEAKQAASIDKFLSELDDTDAIGVGR
- a CDS encoding F0F1 ATP synthase subunit delta; translation: MYAASREASSRSREALRAALTGSETVAATTGSELFAVVAVLDDQRSLRVALADVSVPGSVRAELSERIFGGQVSAATQAVLTTAVAQNWSRTRDLVDTLVLLGQEALLESAADGGRLDAVEDELFRLGRIIADNPQLEQALSDQGKPTSARRELIERLLNGKAEPITTALAEQAVARQRTNNIGVAFGALSDLAAARRDQIVAHVHAAVELTGPQKEKLSASLQRIYGKAVTVHVQVDPTLLSGVVVRVGDDVIDGSATGRLEKLRRALS
- the atpA gene encoding F0F1 ATP synthase subunit alpha, which gives rise to MAELTISSDEIRSAIESYTQSYTPETSIEEVGVVTDTGDGIAHISGLPSAMANELLEFPGGVLGVALNLEDTEIGAVILGEYASLEEGQQVRRTGDVLSVPVGDKFLGRVVNPLGQPIDGLGEIESEERRVLELQAASVLERQPVEEPLATGITAIDALTAIGRGQRQLIIGDRKTGKTAVAIDAILNQKANWETGDPDKQVRCIYVAIGQKGSTIAGVKSALEEHGALEYTTIVAAPASDSAGFKWLAPYTGSAIGQHWMYQGKHVLIVFDDLTKQAEAYRAISLLLRRPPGREAYPGDVFYLHSRLLERCAKLSDEMGAGSMTGLPIIETKANDVSAFIPTNVISITDGQVFLESDLFNKGVRPAINVGTSVSRVGGAAQTKAMKKVAGSLRLEMAQYRELEAFSAFASDLDAASLAQLERGARWVELLKQNQYTPVSVEDQVVSIFLVDSGYYDTVPVADVRRFTAELLEYLHGATQSSFDALEGGAKPLAGEAAEAIKSETDNFKQGFLASDGSRIVNEAAAGELAHEEVESLSVTRKHVEK